The nucleotide window AACTGCCGGCAGCAGCTGGAATAAAGCAGCTGAGGCTGAACAACAACGCCGACTGCAAACCAGCCCGTAACTCCCTGAAAATATTTTAGAAAGGGGTTGGAAAATGCGCCAACAATTTCCTAGCTTTGCACTCCCATTCCGAAAACGCCGTTCGGGCGTTTTCGCTGTGTCATTTTCTAAACCCCAAACGAATGCCTGGCATCATCGGTAAAAAAATCGGTATGACAAGCCTCTTCACTCCGGACGGGAAAAACATTCCCTGCACGCTCATCGAAGCGGGTCCGTGCGTAGTGACGCAGGTTAAGACCATCGAAACGGACGGCTATGCAGCCATCCAACTCGGCTACGGCGAGAAAAAAGCCAAGAACACTAATAAGCCCTTGGCTGGCCACTTTGCTAAAGCGGGCACTACGCCCAAACACAAACTCGTTGAGTTTCGCACCGACGAGGTGTACACTGCTGGCAGCGAAATCAACGCTACCCTCTTCGAGGAAGGCGAATTCGTTGACGTAGTAGGTACCTCTAAAGGCAAAGGTTTTCAGGGCGTTGTGAAGCGTTACAACTTCGCAGGTGTAGGCGGGCAGACCCACGGTCAGCATAACCGTCTGCGTCACCCTGGTTCTATCGGTGCTTGCTCCTGGCCCTCGCGTGTGTTCAAAGGAATGCGCATGGCAGGCCGTATGGGCGGCGACCGGGTGAAAATCCAGAACCTGAAAGTGCTGCGCGTGGTAGCCGACAAAAACCTAATCGTAGTAAGCGGTTCGGTTCCCGGTTCCCGGAACTCTTACGTGGTACTTGAAAAATAACCCCGAGAGATGGAACTGTCAGTATTAAACATCAAGGGTGAAGACACCGGCCGTAAGGTAACGCTGTCGGACGCTATTTTCGGCCTCCAGCCCAACGAGCACGTAATGTACCTCGACGTGAAGCAGTACTTGGCCAACCAGCGCCAGGGCACGCACAAGTCGAAGGAGCGTAATGAAGTAAGCGGCACGACCAAGAAGCTGAAAAAGCAGAAAGGTACGGGCGGCGCCCGCGCAGGTAGCATGAAGTCACCGGTGTTCATCGGTGGTGGTCGTGTGTTCGGCCCCGAGCCCCGCGACTATGGCTTCAAGCTAAACAAAAAGACCAAGCGTCTGGCTCGCCTCTCGGCGCTGTCGTCGCTGGCACAGGACGGCAAAATCGCGCTGGTAGAAAATATCAGCCTGAGCGCCCCCAAAACCAAAGACTTCCTCAACATCCTGTCGGGCCTGAAGCTGAACAACGGCAAAAAGACCCTGCTGGTAACCGGCGAAGTAGACAAAAACGTCGTGCTGTCGGCCCGCAACGTGCAGAAAGTGAAAGTAGCTACACCCGTAGCGCTAAACACGCACGATCTGCTGAACACCGATACGCTGCTGCTGTCGGAAGCTGGTCTCACGGCTCTGGAACAACTCTACACCTCCGCTGAATAATGAGCACGCTGAAAAAACCCATCGTGACCGAGAAGGCCACGGGCCTGAACGAGAAAGGTCAGTACGTTTTCCAAGTGGAGCGTACCGCCAACAAGGTTCAGATCAAAAAGGACATCGAGCAGTTGTACGGCGTGACGGTAACGGGCATCAGCACGATCCGCACCAACGGTAAGCTCAAGTCCAAGTTCACGAAGACTGGCGCCGTAGCCGGCCGTCGGGCACATGGCAAAAAAGCCATTGTAACCGTGAAGGAAGGCGACGTTATCGACTTCTACAACGGCATCTAAGGCTTGGCCTTCCTGCAATAGAGCATTTCTAAGCTAGCGTAATGGCACTCAAAAAACTAAGACCAACATCACCGGGTCAGCGCTTCCGCATCGCCCCGGCCTTCGACGAGATTACGACGTCGGAGCCGGAGAAGTCGCTGTTGGCACCCCTGAAAAAATCCGGTGGCCGCAATGCAGCGGGTAAAATGTCCAACCGTTACATCGGTGGTGGACACAAGCAAAAGTATCGTGTTGTTGACTTCAAGCGTGACAAAGCCGGTGTTCCGGCCACGGTGAAGACAATTGAATACGATCCAAACCGCACGGCGCGTATCGCCCTGCTCAACTACGCCGATGGCGAGAAGCGCTACATCGTAGCGCCCGCTGGCATCGAGGTAGGAGCCACGGTGGTATCGGGTACGGGTGTAGCCCCAGAAGTAGGTAATGCTCTTCCGCTGCGCGAAATCCCCCTGGGTACTATCGTTCACAACATCGAGCTGCACCCCGGCAACGGCGCCGCTATGGCCCGCTCGGCTGGTACGTACGCTCAGTTGGTAGCCCGCGAAGACCGCTACGCTACCCTGAAGCTGCCTTCCGGCGAGATGCGCATGGTACTCGTTACCTGCATGGCTACGGTTGGTACCGTTTCGAATGGCGACCATATGAACGTACGTCTCGGCAAGGCTGGTCGTAACCGTTGGTTGGGCCGTCGTCCGCGCGTACGTGGTGTGGCTATGAACCCTGTAGATCACCCCATGGGTGGTGGTGAAGGTCGTTCGTCGGGTGGTCACCCCCGCAGCCGTAACGGCATCTTCGCTAAGGGTCAGAAGACGCGCAACAAGAACAAGTACTCTGAGCAGCTCATCGTTAACCGTAAAGGCAAGAAGTAAGCAATGGCACGTTCGCTAAAAAAAGGGCCGTACATTGACTTCCGGCTCGAGAAGAAAGTTTCGGCAATGGAAGACTCCGGCAAAAAGTCGGTGGTGAAGACCTGGTCTCGCCGCTCGATGATTTCGCCAGACTTCGTAGGCCACACCTTCGCCGTTCACAACGGCAATAAGTTCATTCCGGTGTATGTGACGGAAAACATGGTTGGCCATAAGCTCGGTGAGTTTGCCCCCACCCGTAACTTCCGTGGCCACATCGCCAAGAAAGATAAAGGCAAGCGCTAAGATGGAAGCAGTAGCTAAACTCCGTAATGTGCCCACCTCGCCGCGCAAAATGCGCTTGGTGGCCAACCTGGTACGCGGTCAGAAAGTGACCCGTGCTCTGGGCTTGCTGAAATTCGAGGCAAACTCCGGTGCCGCCCGCGTTGAAAAACTGCTCCTGTCGGCTCTGGCCAACTGGCAGCAGAAGAACGAGGACGAGCGTATCGAAGACGCGAACCTCTACATCAAAGAGATTTTCGTGGATGAAGGCCGCCAGTTGAAGCGTCTGCGCCCCGCCCCCCAAGGCCGTGGCCACCGCATCCGCAAGCGCAGCAACCACGTGACGCTGATCCTGGATTCGAAGGTAGAACCGCTCGGTAGCAAAGCTGCCGCCCAGCAAGCTTCCGAAACTACGTCTGCCGATAACGCCGCCGCTCCGAAGAAAACCACTCGTCGCAGCTCGGCTAAGAAATCCACCGAAACCAAGGCAGAAGCCTCCGCATA belongs to Hymenobacter sp. J193 and includes:
- the rplD gene encoding 50S ribosomal protein L4, whose translation is MELSVLNIKGEDTGRKVTLSDAIFGLQPNEHVMYLDVKQYLANQRQGTHKSKERNEVSGTTKKLKKQKGTGGARAGSMKSPVFIGGGRVFGPEPRDYGFKLNKKTKRLARLSALSSLAQDGKIALVENISLSAPKTKDFLNILSGLKLNNGKKTLLVTGEVDKNVVLSARNVQKVKVATPVALNTHDLLNTDTLLLSEAGLTALEQLYTSAE
- the rpsS gene encoding 30S ribosomal protein S19; this encodes MARSLKKGPYIDFRLEKKVSAMEDSGKKSVVKTWSRRSMISPDFVGHTFAVHNGNKFIPVYVTENMVGHKLGEFAPTRNFRGHIAKKDKGKR
- the rplB gene encoding 50S ribosomal protein L2, whose protein sequence is MALKKLRPTSPGQRFRIAPAFDEITTSEPEKSLLAPLKKSGGRNAAGKMSNRYIGGGHKQKYRVVDFKRDKAGVPATVKTIEYDPNRTARIALLNYADGEKRYIVAPAGIEVGATVVSGTGVAPEVGNALPLREIPLGTIVHNIELHPGNGAAMARSAGTYAQLVAREDRYATLKLPSGEMRMVLVTCMATVGTVSNGDHMNVRLGKAGRNRWLGRRPRVRGVAMNPVDHPMGGGEGRSSGGHPRSRNGIFAKGQKTRNKNKYSEQLIVNRKGKK
- the rplC gene encoding 50S ribosomal protein L3, producing the protein MPGIIGKKIGMTSLFTPDGKNIPCTLIEAGPCVVTQVKTIETDGYAAIQLGYGEKKAKNTNKPLAGHFAKAGTTPKHKLVEFRTDEVYTAGSEINATLFEEGEFVDVVGTSKGKGFQGVVKRYNFAGVGGQTHGQHNRLRHPGSIGACSWPSRVFKGMRMAGRMGGDRVKIQNLKVLRVVADKNLIVVSGSVPGSRNSYVVLEK
- the rplW gene encoding 50S ribosomal protein L23; amino-acid sequence: MSTLKKPIVTEKATGLNEKGQYVFQVERTANKVQIKKDIEQLYGVTVTGISTIRTNGKLKSKFTKTGAVAGRRAHGKKAIVTVKEGDVIDFYNGI